The Plasmodium cynomolgi strain B DNA, chromosome 5, whole genome shotgun sequence genome segment GTGTATGATAGCGTTTCGTAAAACGTTAAGGTGACACGAAATGAGAAGAAGTTTTTTCTGGAGTTGTTTTAATAAATAGGAAGGCCTATCACGACGAACAACGCGCagcattattttatatttgttgTTACGTTCCCACATCACGTCGTTGCGGAGGAGGCGTactgttgattttttttttttccatataaaCTGCTACGTTAGTAAGCGTACGAGTAGGAAGAAGGTTCGTTCTCCTCGCTGCTTGGAGGGTTCACCACTGAGGTTGCGGCTCCCGGAGGTGACGCTTTGTTAAGGAGCAACAGCTTGGCGCGTAGCGGTGGAGAAGTGGAACGGTCGAGAagcgaaaaggtgaagcagTGGAAcggtgaagaagcgaaaaggtgaagaagcgaaaaggtgaagaagtggaacggtgaagaagtggaacggtgaagaagtggaacggtgaagaagtggaacggtgaagaagtggaacggtgaagaagtggaacggtgaagaagtggaacggtgaagaagcgaaaaggtTAACTCGCTAATACTGCCAACCCGTAACGCCGCCACCCCGTAACGCCGCCACCCCGTAACGCCGCCAATCCGCCATGTCGGTGTACATCCAGCTGACGCACGACCTGTCGGGGACGGTGACGGCCGTGACGATCGGGGACTGGATCTTGGGAATCCtgaagcagaaaaatatCCAGGAGTACGAAGTGTTCTTTAAGAAGTTTCTAAACATCTACCAGAAGCAGGACAAGGACTCAGAGAGTAACAACCGAtcggaaattttttctttactccTGTCAGCTAGCGATTTAGTATTCGAAACCTTAGtagagacaaaaaaaaataataaaataaaagttatAATTGATAACAAAGAAAGTGTAAAAACGTATAATGAATTTTATAGAGAGGTAGAAGAATATTTCGTTATCCTCATATCCATTTTACAATTAGAATTTAAGAGTGTTGAAGATCTGAACAATGCTacaaacaattttattatggccattaaaaattttaatgtatttCCAGAAttgagaataaaaattttacagcTTTTGTATAACTCCTTCAGTGTCAATTTCTCCTTTAGATTTCCTACCTTCATTGCCATTTTACAGTTTTCTTctcaaaataatattttccattttatgcTTCCctacataaaatttatcgaCCAATGGATTAAAGAATGGAATATCAGCTCTAGAGAAAAGAGACAAATTTATCTCATTATTGCTCAAGAATTgaaaaagctaaaaaaatatgaggaaTCCTTtaaacatttaaataaacacgtatattattttcaaaaggaAGCACCTGAAGTATTGAATCATCCAACTACAGTCAATGCTAGTATTGAACTCATTGCAGATGCTATTAATCTAAATAACAATATTTACTTCCATCAATTACTAACCTTAGATGCTGTCcagaatttacaaaaaattgaagaacaTCAACCTATTTTTCACTTGCTAACAATATTTTACCAATACAGCATTCATGAATTTCtagcttttaaaaataattacggGGAGGAGTTATTCACCAAGTACAATATCGATCTGGAAGTTGCggagaataaaatttacctTCTCTCCATTATCTCCCTTTAAAGATACCAAAGTGCAAAATATTCAATACATTTCAGAAAGACTTAACATTAGTGCTTTgaaaattgagaaaattcTTGTGGCTTCCATTGGAAGTGGAGTTATCGATGCCAAGATCGACCAGATAAATAAAAGCGTTCAAATGAAGACCACCATTTTGAGACACTTTGATGAGACCCACTGGGAAATCCTCAACGCACAAATCACCAAGTATATAA includes the following:
- a CDS encoding hypothetical protein (putative), which encodes MSVYIQLTHDLSGTVTAVTIGDWILGILKQKNIQEYEVFFKKFLNIYQKQDKDSESNNRSEIFSLLLSASDLVFETLVETKKNNKIKVIIDNKESVKTYNEFYREVEEYFVILISILQLEFKSVEDLNNATNNFIMAIKNFNVFPELRIKILQLLYNSFSVNFSFRFPTFIAILQFSSQNNIFHFMLPYIKFIDQWIKEWNISSREKRQIYLIIAQELKKLKKYEESFKHLNKHVYYFQKEAPEVLNHPTTVNASIELIADAINLNNNIYFHQLLTLDALRRIKFTFSPLSPFKDTKVQNIQYISERLNISALKIEKILVASIGSGVIDAKIDQINKSVQMKTTILRHFDETHWEILNAQITKYINNVQKILDITTSRSRPMQGK